In Sphingobacterium sp. SYP-B4668, the sequence ATTCTTTATAGAATAAACAACGTTCAGTTCTCGAAAAGGCTGGCTGTTGTTATTTTTTACTTTAGTATTGCCTGCACCTTGCCCTTGGATGTATTTCGGTTTTTATCTATTTGGTATGCGCAAGGTTGTAGCAGGTGGAAATAATCGAGGAGAGAAATGACAAGCTCATTTGTTCCATTGAAAATCAAATCAAAATACAAATAATAAGCCAAATCTGTCAAGTCACTGGAGAGCTTCACAGTATCTTGTAAAGGCACTGTCGAAGATATATTCATCCTGAACAGCACAATATTCACTCTGTGCCCATATTTATAGGAGGAGATTACGGGTTTATTGCTTTCAAATATTGTCTTTGGGAGCGATATCACTTATTTTATTAGGACTTTTTGTTCAGCAGGAATCAAGAATTTGAAAATTAGCATTATTTAAAATGTACAACGCATAAAGATTATCAATAGGATGTCAAGAATATTTTATCCTTCGATATTAGTTACTACCATCGACGATTTTACGTTTTAAAATCATATTCCTTCACCTACACTTTTGGACGGTGTATCCAGTCCAAAGTAAAGCATTTAGTCCAACGAATGAGAACCTGTATCATCGGAGGTAACAGTCTAATACGGGAACCGTGAAGATGTAAATGTCTTAATTTGCGTGATTAGAATATCAACGTATCGATGACAAGAATAAAACAGTTAGGGAGATTGCTGTCAATGATTGCGCATATCAAAGTCAGATGCTTGTCTCTATACAGTAAAATAAGGTGCCTCCAACATTTGTTCGAGACACCTCACGGTAGATTGTAGTAAAGCTGGGTACAACTAAAACTCTACGAACTTGTAGGTATAACTGCTTCCTGTGACCTCAAATTTCAGAAAACCGGGGGGGCCATTTCTTTGGCCTCGCCACGATGGTCGCCCAGCGATAGCGCTTCCTGTGATAAACCGCGTCTTGCCTTTGACCTGAATATCTTCGAAATAATGCAAATGTCCCTGCAGGACCAGTTGGATATTGTATGGCTCTATCATTTCAAGGAGGACGTCTCTGTTCCGAATATTCGGCCCCATACTGACACCATTTTGAGGAATATCCAATTGATTTTGAACGGATACAATGGGGACATGCATCATGATGACAACGGGTGTCGAAGGAGAGATGTTTGATAGGTCATTTTTCAGCCAGTCTAACTGCTGCTGATCAAAGGAGGCGAAGTAAGCATAACTGGCCGCATCCAAATTATTCAAGACAACAAAATGCCAACCTTTGTAATCAAAGGAATAATACAACTCCTCAAAATATTTTTTATATAAGCCGTATTTGTACAATCGATGTGTGGAGTCTGTAGGGCTCTCTTTGTAGATTCCGAACAATTCATGATTGCCGATGCAATTGTATACGGGTGCTCTCAAAGCTTTCGTTTCATTAGCATACAATTGGAATAGTGAATCTGAAACGGCTTCATTACCCCGCATGACATCAAAGACCTGATCGCCACCGGAAAGAATGAAATCGGGATCTAGCACATTAATCTTGTCCATTGCCCGCCGGAAACCCGAAATGATGTGAGGTTCATTTTTTAAGTGCACATCTGTCATGAATACGAAACTAAAATTTTCTTGTGCCTGCTGGGCAAAGGAGGGAATACTGCAATAGAAAAGTACAGTAATCCATACGAGTTTAATAACCTTCATTTTGCTTCATTTTTTCAGTTAAATTTGCATCGATTACGATTTGAGGTATCGGAAATAGTGTATCTCTTTCGGTGATATATTGTCCTCCATTTTTATTGTATTTTCGGGTGCGCTCGATCCATTTTTGATGTCTCAATAACGTGTATCTCCTATCCTCTTCGAGGACAAGCTCTCTTGAGCGCTCGTCTAAGATGAAATCGATATTGACTTGCGATGAACTGATCTCAGATGCTCCCGCACGCCTACGGACAATGTTGATCATATCTGCAGCTTCTTTAGCTTTGCTTTGTGCAAATAATATTTCAGCATATAATAAATATGTATCGGCCAATCTTAAATAGATTTGGTCTTTGTAGTCAAGGTCACCAGCAATATTCTCGGAATCAGTATACTCAACTTTACGAGAATATGGCCAATTGACTAAAGCATTATTGGTCTCGCTGATATCTGTCTTCCAATCAAGATGTAAGGTATCGCCATACTGATATCCTGTGGGTAAAAGATCGGCTTCTGCTGGTGCATTTTGAACAGCATTTCTCAAGATAAAAAATTTGCGAATGGCATACTCACTCCCTCGGTGATCCTGCGGTTCGTACAGGTCGATTGCAAATTTGGTAAGGGAATTCCGGCCAAGTCCGCGTCCCCCTCGCTCCACACTAAATTTTAAAGGATTGATACCATTCACTTTAATGGAGTTGTAACGACTGATATGATGTCTCTTAACGAAACTATTATTGCCTCCACCGACAGTCTGCCTTTCAAATTGAAAAACCCATAAAGCTTCGGTATTACCTTCGGACCGATTGGTATTGCCATCGATAAACATATCCATAAAAGGGACACCGGGTTGTCCCTTTTTTACTCCATATCTAGCATTTACTAATTTGTAACTGGAATTTTGGACCACTTGTTCAGCATAGAAGGCCGCCGAATCCAGTCGATGGAGATTGAAGTAAGTTTCCGCCAAAAAATGTCCAACGGCGCCTTTGGAAATACGTCCTGCTAAAGGTTCTATCGGTATATGTTGTAACGCAAATTTCAAATCTTCTACTATTAACTTTTGAACATCGCCCTTTGGAGTCCGCTTCCAATTCGTGACAATATTGGATCCTTTTGTACTATTCAGATTGAGTGGAACATCTCCCCACAGATAGCTCAAATGACGATATGCCCAAGCTCGTGTTGCCTTCGCATTGGCTAATATATAGTTTTTATTCTCTATATTAGACTTTCCTGAGGCCTGCCAGTCGACTTCTATATTTTCAGCCTGTTCAATAATCGTATTTGCCGAATTGACAATACGATACAACCAGCTAAAAGTTCCGCTATAGAAGCTATTGGTCGAATTGTTATTTACCCCCCAACGGGTCGTAACGGAGTTGTATGGTGATACTTGATGATTCGAAACTAGATTGTCTGTACCTAATTTGAATAAATCACTCGTTAGGGATGATCCTCCGTCTAAACCTTCATCGGTCAGCCTAATGAGGGCATACAAACCATTAACCCCGGCATCAAACCCCGAATAATCCGTGTATAGCGTTTCGGTGGTAATCAGGTTAGGGGGCGTCTCGTTTAAGATGCTATCTTTACAAGATGCAGTTAATATTAATAGTGAAGATATTAACAGATATATTGGTTTCATGATGATTGACATTTTAATAATTGAAATTTAGGCCTATTACAAATTCTTTGGCTAATGGCTGCCCACCCCGTCCAAAATCTAGCTCAGGGTCATTTGTCGTCCATTTTGTCCAGGTATGGGGGTTTCTAACATTAGCATATACCCTAAGGTTTTTCATCCCTAGCGTTTCTTCGAAATTTCCAGGAAAATTATAGGAAAGTGTAATATCCTTCACTCGTACGAATGAAGCATCTTGATAAATGGGTAAGGTTTGTGTTTTTATGGTGTTTGCATAATATTCATTTGTTGGATTCTCAGGGGTCCACCAGTTTTTGGCGATGACATTCCTGCGAACACCAGAACTGGACGAAGCATCCTGCAGTAATGAATTAAGACGCGTAACACCATGTATCCCATGTAAAAAAACAGAAAGAGAAATTCCTTTGTAACTGAAATTATTGGTAAACCCCCATGTGAACTTTGGATCTCTTTGACCTAAAAACACTTTATCCTCATTCTCTTTTTTATAATCTCCGTCAACGTCAAGGAATTTGGAGTCTCCTGGGATATATTGGTATTTTGCGGCCTCAGCGTTTTCATCCGTCTGCCATACTCCAATGAATTTCCAATCCTGATTAATACTAATCGGTTGCCCAATAAACCAAAGATTAGCAAGGTCATCAATTTCTTTACCGTCTTCTCCTTTGATACCATACAAAGACACGATTTTGTTGCTATTACTTGCAAAATTGAAACTGCTGAACCACTTGAAATCGCCTTTAGTGATTGCCTCAAAATTGACAATTGCTTCTAATCCATTATTGTTTGTCTTACCAATATTTTGTGTGATTGAGGTAATCCCATGAACTGGAGAAATCGTCCTATTGAGCAAAAGATCATAGGTATCTGTTTGATAGTAATTGACAGAGCCACTCAATCGATTATTAAGAACTGCAAAATCCAATCCTACATTCAGCGTTTTGCTGCTTTCCCACCCTAGCTCGTCTTGTCCAAGCTTAGTGGGTACATATCCGGGCAACGGAGAGGTTCCGGATACGTTATTATTTTCTGTCAATCGAGATATTGTCTCATACGCTTTTACAGCTTGATTTCCATTTACTCCGTATGATCCTCTTATTTTTAGTTCTTGAAAGTACGCATTCAACCCAAAATGCTCCTGCGTCAAGTTCCATCCCAATCCCAGGGATGGGAATAGTCCCCATTTTTTGTTTTGTCCGAAACCAGAATAGCCGTCACGGCGTCCTGTAACTGTTAAGAGATAGCGACCGTCATAATTATAATTCATACGCAGCATCTGACTCAATAGAATCGTTTGGGAATAATCAAAAGAAGGTAGCTTATAATCTGCTTGGGCTATTGCATATTGATTGATAAAATCATGTGGAAATCCGCTGGCTTCTAATGAAGATACATCGGTCTTATTTTTTTCATAACTATAGAGGGCAGTCCAATCAAATTGGTGTTGGCCAAATGATCTCCGATAACTCATGATATTCTCCCATAATAGATAATTATTGCGACTATTTTCAGCAGTATAATAGCCTTGCTTTGTAAAACCTACTGCAGTGGTTCGGTCTCGGTAATTGCTCATATTTCCCCATTGGCGTTGCACACCAAAGTTTGTTTTATAACTCAATCCTTCAATAAAGGGTATTTGGATTTCTAGGAAATTGTTACTAAGTATCTGAAAGCTCTTTTTTTCATACTCATAGTGCATTGGCTCCAAAGGATTGACTATATCTGTAAACTCAGGCCAGGGGTACATTAACAATCGACCTTCAGCATCATACGCACTTAGAAGTGGGTTAATCCTAAGAACGTCTTCCCAATCGATAGGCGCACCTCCGAAATCAAGGCTACTTATTTGAGTATTGGTCCCTATTTTTATCGTTTTTGACAATTGGGTTTGAATTGCTACGCGACCGTTAATTCTTTCAAATTCATCGTTCAATGTCTGCCCTTGGACCTTTAAATGATTTGCAGATAGAAGAAAGTTAGTTTTATCAGCGGTACCATCGACTGTAATATTGTTGTGGACTGCGTAACCATCTCGCAGTGCTTCTTTCTTCCAATCTGTCCAAAGTCCTTCGTTCCAATTGACTTCTTCCGTTTGTGTCAAATTACCAGGTTCACGCTCTTCTTTGAATTTTCGAAACATTGCTGCGTCCATAAAAGAGGGCATATCATTGGCAGATTGAAAAGAAAACTTGCCATCATATGCCAATCTAGTCCCATGCTGGCCGCTGCCGGTTTTGGTTGTGATGATGATGACACCATTGGCTCCTCTTGACCCATAGATAGCGGTGGCGGATGCATCTTTCAAAACGTCGATGGATTTGACTTCATTCACATTAATGTCGCTGAGATTTCCAGGGTAAGGTATACCATCCATCACGATCAATGGTTCGTTACTTGCCAATATGGAATTTCGCCCTCGAATTAGTATTGAACTTTGCGGATTAGAGCCACCCATCGATTGTTGCACGACGACACCGGGAATAGCCCCTTGGATAGCTTGCGCGATATTGATCTGGGGTATCATTTCAAGACGATCCTTTGGTACAGAGCTAATTGCACCGGTCACATCGCGCCGCTTTTGCGTTCCATAACCAACGACAACAACTTCATCTAAATGATCGACCTGAGCAGAAAGGACGACATCCGAAATATCTTTATCACTGACCTTTAAAATACGTCCCTGATATCCTAAAGCACTAAATTCTAGCTCATCTCCATGTCGCACTTCGATGGTGAATGTTCCATCATTGGAGCTAAAGGTTTCTTTCTTTGAACGAAGATTTCGAATGGTAACAGCTACAATTATGTGGCCTGTGCTATCTCGGACTATCCCATGCTTGATGTACGACTGAATAAGATTACTGTTTTTTTGACTTATAAAAATAGTTTGTCCATTGATGACATATTTAAGATCCAGCGGATTAAGAAGCCGTGTTAAGAAATTCGTTAAAGACATCTGATTGGCCGAAATATCTACTTTTCTATCTAACGCTGTAAGTCGGTCGTTAAATAAAAAGTTAAAACCTGTCTGCTTTTTTATGTGATGTAGTACATCAATAGCCGGCTTCTC encodes:
- a CDS encoding metallophosphoesterase family protein — protein: MKVIKLVWITVLFYCSIPSFAQQAQENFSFVFMTDVHLKNEPHIISGFRRAMDKINVLDPDFILSGGDQVFDVMRGNEAVSDSLFQLYANETKALRAPVYNCIGNHELFGIYKESPTDSTHRLYKYGLYKKYFEELYYSFDYKGWHFVVLNNLDAASYAYFASFDQQQLDWLKNDLSNISPSTPVVIMMHVPIVSVQNQLDIPQNGVSMGPNIRNRDVLLEMIEPYNIQLVLQGHLHYFEDIQVKGKTRFITGSAIAGRPSWRGQRNGPPGFLKFEVTGSSYTYKFVEF
- a CDS encoding RagB/SusD family nutrient uptake outer membrane protein, which encodes MKPIYLLISSLLILTASCKDSILNETPPNLITTETLYTDYSGFDAGVNGLYALIRLTDEGLDGGSSLTSDLFKLGTDNLVSNHQVSPYNSVTTRWGVNNNSTNSFYSGTFSWLYRIVNSANTIIEQAENIEVDWQASGKSNIENKNYILANAKATRAWAYRHLSYLWGDVPLNLNSTKGSNIVTNWKRTPKGDVQKLIVEDLKFALQHIPIEPLAGRISKGAVGHFLAETYFNLHRLDSAAFYAEQVVQNSSYKLVNARYGVKKGQPGVPFMDMFIDGNTNRSEGNTEALWVFQFERQTVGGGNNSFVKRHHISRYNSIKVNGINPLKFSVERGGRGLGRNSLTKFAIDLYEPQDHRGSEYAIRKFFILRNAVQNAPAEADLLPTGYQYGDTLHLDWKTDISETNNALVNWPYSRKVEYTDSENIAGDLDYKDQIYLRLADTYLLYAEILFAQSKAKEAADMINIVRRRAGASEISSSQVNIDFILDERSRELVLEEDRRYTLLRHQKWIERTRKYNKNGGQYITERDTLFPIPQIVIDANLTEKMKQNEGY
- a CDS encoding SusC/RagA family TonB-linked outer membrane protein, giving the protein MKFTTLFLLICTMHLSATSFSQTVSIDSKEKPAIDVLHHIKKQTGFNFLFNDRLTALDRKVDISANQMSLTNFLTRLLNPLDLKYVINGQTIFISQKNSNLIQSYIKHGIVRDSTGHIIVAVTIRNLRSKKETFSSNDGTFTIEVRHGDELEFSALGYQGRILKVSDKDISDVVLSAQVDHLDEVVVVGYGTQKRRDVTGAISSVPKDRLEMIPQINIAQAIQGAIPGVVVQQSMGGSNPQSSILIRGRNSILASNEPLIVMDGIPYPGNLSDINVNEVKSIDVLKDASATAIYGSRGANGVIIITTKTGSGQHGTRLAYDGKFSFQSANDMPSFMDAAMFRKFKEEREPGNLTQTEEVNWNEGLWTDWKKEALRDGYAVHNNITVDGTADKTNFLLSANHLKVQGQTLNDEFERINGRVAIQTQLSKTIKIGTNTQISSLDFGGAPIDWEDVLRINPLLSAYDAEGRLLMYPWPEFTDIVNPLEPMHYEYEKKSFQILSNNFLEIQIPFIEGLSYKTNFGVQRQWGNMSNYRDRTTAVGFTKQGYYTAENSRNNYLLWENIMSYRRSFGQHQFDWTALYSYEKNKTDVSSLEASGFPHDFINQYAIAQADYKLPSFDYSQTILLSQMLRMNYNYDGRYLLTVTGRRDGYSGFGQNKKWGLFPSLGLGWNLTQEHFGLNAYFQELKIRGSYGVNGNQAVKAYETISRLTENNNVSGTSPLPGYVPTKLGQDELGWESSKTLNVGLDFAVLNNRLSGSVNYYQTDTYDLLLNRTISPVHGITSITQNIGKTNNNGLEAIVNFEAITKGDFKWFSSFNFASNSNKIVSLYGIKGEDGKEIDDLANLWFIGQPISINQDWKFIGVWQTDENAEAAKYQYIPGDSKFLDVDGDYKKENEDKVFLGQRDPKFTWGFTNNFSYKGISLSVFLHGIHGVTRLNSLLQDASSSSGVRRNVIAKNWWTPENPTNEYYANTIKTQTLPIYQDASFVRVKDITLSYNFPGNFEETLGMKNLRVYANVRNPHTWTKWTTNDPELDFGRGGQPLAKEFVIGLNFNY